The Saccharomonospora cyanea NA-134 genome includes a region encoding these proteins:
- a CDS encoding MFS transporter: MRNAGVIWLLAVVELVVFLDTTVINVALPSIGADLGLDEAGLGWVVNSYLLAFGGFLLVGGRAADMFGARRAFVAGLVLFTIASAVAGLAQTAWLLVAARALQGVGAAVVIPAQLALIARTYSDPEDNRKAFGVWSAMGAAGAAIGTAAGGPLTEFLGWPSIFLINVPVGVVALALTGAVLSGDPPVRVVRLDVSGAVTATAGLLLAGYALGGLAEPGQSALTWLLLGLAVVLLVVFVVLERRLADDALVPLRLFRVREVSGSTAVNVLVGAAHVPVFALLALYLQGSQGYGPTQAGLAVLPVALVNIAASRTVIPAMVRRFGHAGTLAVGLALQAAAMGWLARLPEHVDYLVDVLPAAVLLGFGLPAAFVGVTAPAVNAVAESDRGVVGGVVNTAQRVGSGIGVAALLALAGSVGGTVGLRVSFAASAGLAVLGCVLTLAVLRTPQREAGPVAR, from the coding sequence ATGCGCAACGCCGGAGTGATCTGGCTGCTCGCCGTGGTCGAGCTGGTGGTGTTCCTCGACACGACGGTGATCAACGTGGCGCTGCCGTCGATCGGTGCCGACCTCGGCCTCGACGAGGCCGGCCTCGGCTGGGTCGTCAACTCCTACCTGCTGGCCTTCGGAGGGTTCCTGCTGGTCGGAGGGCGGGCGGCCGACATGTTCGGCGCCCGCCGTGCTTTCGTGGCCGGGCTGGTGCTGTTCACGATCGCCTCCGCCGTGGCGGGTCTGGCGCAGACGGCGTGGCTGCTCGTGGCGGCGAGGGCCCTGCAGGGTGTCGGTGCCGCCGTGGTGATTCCGGCGCAGCTGGCTCTGATCGCCCGCACCTACTCCGATCCCGAGGACAACCGGAAGGCGTTCGGGGTCTGGAGCGCGATGGGAGCGGCGGGTGCAGCCATCGGCACGGCCGCGGGCGGGCCGCTGACCGAGTTCCTCGGATGGCCTTCGATCTTCCTGATCAACGTGCCCGTGGGGGTGGTCGCGCTGGCCCTGACCGGAGCGGTGCTGTCCGGGGACCCACCGGTGCGCGTGGTACGCCTCGACGTTTCCGGTGCCGTCACCGCGACGGCGGGTCTGCTGCTGGCCGGATACGCCCTCGGCGGGCTCGCGGAGCCGGGACAGTCGGCGCTGACGTGGCTGCTGCTGGGGCTGGCCGTGGTGCTGCTCGTGGTGTTCGTCGTGCTGGAGAGGCGGCTCGCGGACGACGCGCTGGTGCCGTTGCGGCTTTTCCGGGTCCGCGAGGTGTCCGGCTCGACGGCGGTGAACGTGCTGGTGGGCGCCGCGCACGTCCCCGTGTTCGCGCTGCTGGCGCTGTATTTGCAGGGCAGCCAGGGCTACGGGCCGACCCAGGCCGGGCTGGCGGTGCTGCCGGTGGCGTTGGTCAACATCGCGGCCTCCAGGACCGTCATCCCGGCGATGGTGAGAAGGTTCGGTCACGCGGGCACGCTCGCGGTCGGGTTGGCCCTCCAGGCGGCGGCGATGGGCTGGCTGGCGCGGTTGCCGGAGCACGTCGACTACCTCGTCGACGTGCTTCCCGCCGCCGTGTTGCTCGGATTCGGCCTGCCCGCGGCGTTCGTGGGGGTCACGGCACCCGCGGTGAACGCCGTGGCCGAGTCCGACAGGGGAGTGGTGGGCGGTGTGGTCAACACCGCGCAGCGCGTGGGCTCCGGCATCGGTGTCGCCGCGCTGCTCGCCCTGGCCGGGTCCGTCGGCGGGACGGTGGGGCTGCGGGTGTCCTTCGCCGCGAGCGCGGGGCTGGCCGTGCTGGGTTGCGTCCTCACCCTCGCCGTGCTGCGTACGCCGCAGCGTGAGGCCGGTCCGGTGGCCCGGTAG
- a CDS encoding aminotransferase class IV family protein: MTFFTVQRSGRTATADDLAPLAFAGHAHFTAMQVRDGRVRGLDLHLRRLRDASLELFGRALPDERVRSYLRTALESGPADVSLTATVYSAAGEFTAAEHTAKDLDVLVRTGPAAYAPTGPLTLATVEHERFLPGVKHVGEVAKTHLLRRAVRRGFDDTAFVDRRGRLSEATIWNLAFADGDTVVWPQADVLGGVTMGVVRRQLDRLGVPQRVRDVTLADLPRLTGAVVLNSWTPGVPVSRIDAVELPDSPSLASLLHDAYAAEPPAAP, translated from the coding sequence ATGACGTTCTTCACCGTTCAGCGCAGCGGCCGCACCGCGACCGCCGACGATCTGGCGCCGCTCGCCTTCGCGGGCCATGCCCACTTCACCGCCATGCAGGTCCGCGACGGCCGCGTGCGCGGTCTCGACCTGCACCTGCGGCGTCTGCGTGACGCCTCGCTGGAGTTGTTCGGGCGGGCCCTGCCCGACGAGCGGGTGCGGTCGTACCTGCGGACGGCGCTGGAATCCGGTCCCGCCGACGTGTCGCTCACAGCCACGGTGTACTCGGCGGCGGGTGAGTTCACCGCCGCCGAGCACACCGCGAAGGACCTCGACGTGCTCGTCCGCACCGGTCCGGCCGCGTACGCACCGACCGGACCGCTCACCCTGGCGACGGTGGAACACGAACGCTTCCTGCCCGGGGTCAAACACGTCGGCGAGGTGGCGAAGACCCACCTGCTGCGCCGCGCGGTGCGGCGGGGATTCGACGACACCGCCTTCGTCGACCGCCGGGGCAGGCTCAGCGAGGCCACGATCTGGAACCTGGCCTTCGCCGACGGTGACACGGTGGTGTGGCCGCAGGCCGACGTGCTCGGCGGAGTCACGATGGGCGTCGTCCGCAGGCAGCTCGACCGGCTGGGCGTGCCGCAGCGGGTACGGGACGTCACGCTCGCCGACCTGCCTCGGCTCACCGGTGCGGTGGTGCTGAACTCGTGGACCCCGGGTGTTCCCGTGAGCCGGATCGACGCGGTGGAGCTGCCCGACTCGCCGTCGCTGGCCTCGCTCCTGCACGACGCCTACGCGGCCGAACCCCCAGCCGCACCCTGA
- a CDS encoding Lrp/AsnC family transcriptional regulator has protein sequence MSVSLDAEDLDLVAALQVSPRAPLSRLAEVLGWSSSTVSRRLARLESARLLRVIGQLDWSITGHGNPWHVWVETAPGEADKVAHALSDLPQTQFVATTAGRADVFCTMQALRQGGVHDLLGRVPAIDGVRATHTELVLRGVTKADSWRLPRLSDEQVAALGQDGGPAPDEPTELDDDLWATLRLLRRNGRIATAQVARELGVGQSTAYRMVQSLLRRGLVRPRVEIEPSLLGYTLEAIVALTVTPASVKQVSEALAGHPSARYVTIVAGTSSVVHHGVFQHEDALAELLTEDLADLPGIASFDVSVVREVRKRYWLGRADGRLGD, from the coding sequence ATGAGCGTGTCCCTCGACGCGGAGGATCTGGACCTGGTGGCGGCGCTCCAGGTGTCCCCCCGCGCCCCGCTGTCCCGTCTCGCGGAGGTCCTCGGCTGGTCGTCGAGCACCGTGAGCCGCAGGCTCGCCCGCCTGGAGTCGGCCCGCCTGCTGCGGGTGATCGGCCAGCTCGACTGGTCGATCACCGGGCACGGCAACCCGTGGCACGTGTGGGTCGAGACGGCTCCCGGGGAGGCGGACAAGGTCGCGCACGCGCTCAGTGACCTGCCCCAGACCCAGTTCGTGGCGACCACGGCCGGGCGCGCCGACGTCTTCTGCACGATGCAGGCGCTGCGGCAGGGCGGCGTCCACGATCTGCTGGGCCGCGTTCCCGCGATCGACGGGGTGCGCGCCACGCACACCGAACTCGTGTTGCGCGGTGTCACGAAGGCGGACTCGTGGCGGCTGCCCCGGCTCAGCGACGAGCAGGTGGCCGCGCTCGGCCAGGACGGTGGACCGGCTCCCGACGAGCCGACCGAACTCGACGACGACCTCTGGGCGACGCTGCGCCTGCTCCGGCGGAACGGGCGCATCGCGACGGCACAGGTGGCGCGCGAGCTCGGCGTCGGCCAGTCCACCGCCTACCGCATGGTGCAGTCACTGCTGCGCCGCGGTCTCGTCCGCCCCCGGGTGGAGATCGAACCGAGCCTGCTCGGCTACACGCTGGAAGCGATCGTGGCCCTCACCGTCACGCCCGCCTCCGTCAAGCAGGTCTCCGAAGCCCTGGCCGGACACCCCTCCGCCCGCTACGTCACCATCGTCGCGGGCACGTCCTCGGTGGTGCACCACGGCGTCTTCCAGCACGAGGACGCGCTCGCCGAACTGCTGACCGAGGACCTCGCGGACCTGCCCGGCATCGCGTCGTTCGACGTGTCCGTGGTGCGTGAGGTGCGCAAGCGCTACTGGCTCGGCCGCGCCGACGGCCGCCTCGGCGACTGA
- a CDS encoding AbgT family transporter, which translates to MAETTETVSAEKTSRTVRVTLRVLAGIERLGNKLPHPFWLFVIMAGVVVALSAILDALGAFAISPADGERVEIRSLLSGEGLRMMIGDAVENFATFPPLALIIVVMLGVSVAERSGMLSALLRRTVTRVSPKYLTFALALTGVCASVLSDAAYVVLIPLGALVFKAAGRSPILGTVVAFGSISAGYDASLLVTASDVLFAGITTSAVAMIDPNHTVNPLANYFFTATSAIVLALAITLVTEFVLNKRTAAMPVDGDGVDETLGEMELTARERKGLRYSGLALLVLIALVAAALIPPASPLRGENGGVLDSPVITGIAVVLGLAFLLMGTVYGRVVGTLPKAADVPSAMAVGVRDLAPVMVLFFAASQFIAYFKWTSMGEVLAVRGAALLETLGVHPLVMLVGMILVVCVLNIFVTSGSAQWTLIAPVFVPMFMLLSVPPETTLAAFRIADSSTNLISPMSPYFVIALGFLQRYRKQAGIGTLMSLTLPISIVVLVSWTLLFVAWWGLGVPLGPGVDVR; encoded by the coding sequence GTGGCCGAGACGACTGAGACGGTCTCCGCAGAGAAGACCTCCCGCACCGTGCGCGTGACACTGCGCGTACTCGCGGGCATCGAGCGGCTGGGTAACAAGCTGCCGCACCCCTTCTGGCTGTTCGTGATCATGGCCGGCGTCGTGGTCGCGCTCAGCGCGATCCTCGACGCGCTGGGCGCCTTCGCCATCTCGCCCGCCGACGGTGAGCGCGTCGAGATCAGGAGCCTGCTCTCCGGCGAGGGCCTGCGCATGATGATCGGCGACGCGGTGGAGAACTTCGCGACGTTCCCGCCGCTGGCTCTGATCATCGTGGTGATGCTCGGCGTCTCGGTGGCCGAACGCAGCGGAATGCTGTCCGCGCTGCTGCGCCGCACCGTGACGAGGGTGTCGCCGAAGTACCTCACCTTCGCCCTCGCGCTGACCGGTGTCTGCGCCAGCGTGCTGTCCGACGCCGCCTACGTGGTGCTCATCCCGCTGGGCGCACTGGTGTTCAAGGCGGCCGGGCGCAGCCCCATCCTCGGCACCGTGGTGGCGTTCGGCTCCATCTCCGCGGGCTACGACGCGTCGTTGCTGGTCACCGCGAGCGACGTCCTGTTCGCCGGCATCACCACGAGCGCCGTCGCGATGATCGACCCCAACCACACGGTCAACCCGCTGGCGAACTACTTCTTCACCGCCACGTCGGCGATCGTCCTCGCGCTGGCCATCACGCTGGTCACCGAGTTCGTGCTCAACAAGCGCACGGCCGCCATGCCGGTCGACGGCGACGGTGTCGACGAGACCCTCGGCGAGATGGAGTTGACCGCGCGCGAGCGCAAGGGCCTGCGCTACTCGGGCCTGGCGCTGCTGGTGCTGATCGCTCTCGTGGCGGCCGCGCTCATCCCGCCGGCGTCCCCGCTGCGCGGTGAGAACGGCGGTGTGCTCGACTCCCCGGTCATCACCGGCATCGCCGTGGTGCTCGGACTCGCTTTCCTGCTGATGGGCACCGTCTACGGGCGCGTGGTGGGCACGCTGCCGAAGGCCGCCGACGTCCCGTCGGCGATGGCCGTCGGCGTGCGCGACCTGGCCCCGGTGATGGTGCTGTTCTTCGCGGCGAGCCAGTTCATCGCCTACTTCAAGTGGACGTCGATGGGTGAGGTGCTCGCCGTCCGCGGCGCGGCCCTGCTGGAGACCCTCGGCGTGCACCCGCTGGTGATGCTCGTGGGCATGATCCTCGTGGTCTGCGTGCTGAACATCTTCGTCACGAGCGGCTCGGCGCAGTGGACCCTCATCGCGCCGGTCTTCGTGCCGATGTTCATGTTGCTGAGCGTGCCGCCGGAGACCACGCTCGCCGCGTTCCGCATCGCCGACTCCAGCACCAACCTGATCAGCCCCATGAGCCCGTACTTCGTGATCGCGCTGGGCTTCCTGCAGCGCTACCGCAAGCAGGCGGGTATCGGCACGCTGATGTCGCTGACACTGCCGATCTCGATCGTGGTGCTGGTGTCGTGGACGCTGCTCTTCGTCGCCTGGTGGGGGCTCGGCGTCCCGCTGGGTCCGGGCGTGGACGTGCGTTGA
- a CDS encoding M20 family metallopeptidase, with product MSLDAVAAWTKQALPELTDDLRMLVELETPSDDKVLLDRGLDALSRWLTDRLGQPEALHRHDGGQWGDALEATYTGTRPGTVLVLCHYDTVWPAGTLAQWPFHVEDGRASGPGVFDMKHGIVQAVWALRCLRELDLPRPTVRFLFNGDEEIGSPAARPHIERLSEDVLATLVLEASAGGALKTVRKGVGLFDVTVEGVESHAGLDPEAGVSAIHQLAELIPRIVAAAAPEKGTTINVGLVRGGTGRNVVARHATCGIDIRVSDPAEMERLDAMFAGLRPSDPRARVTVDGEWNRPPMVAHEASNALFAVARDVAAGLGWALDGVAVGGASDGNFVSALGRPVLDGLGAVGAGAHARHEHALLDHLPARTALVAGIVTALAS from the coding sequence ATGTCGCTGGACGCCGTCGCCGCCTGGACCAAGCAGGCGCTGCCCGAACTGACCGACGACCTGCGGATGCTCGTGGAGCTGGAGACCCCGAGCGACGACAAGGTGTTGCTGGACCGCGGACTCGACGCGTTGTCACGCTGGCTCACCGACCGGCTCGGCCAGCCGGAGGCGCTGCACCGCCACGACGGCGGTCAGTGGGGTGACGCCCTCGAAGCCACCTACACCGGAACCCGCCCGGGCACGGTGCTGGTGCTGTGCCACTACGACACGGTGTGGCCGGCGGGCACGCTCGCGCAGTGGCCGTTCCACGTGGAGGACGGCCGGGCGAGCGGACCCGGGGTGTTCGACATGAAGCACGGGATCGTGCAGGCCGTGTGGGCGCTGCGGTGTCTGCGGGAGCTCGACCTGCCGAGGCCGACGGTGCGTTTCCTGTTCAACGGCGACGAGGAGATCGGCAGCCCGGCCGCCCGCCCGCACATCGAACGCCTCAGCGAGGACGTCCTCGCCACGCTGGTGCTGGAGGCGTCGGCCGGCGGCGCCCTGAAGACGGTGCGCAAGGGCGTCGGCCTGTTCGACGTCACCGTGGAGGGCGTCGAGTCACACGCGGGACTCGACCCGGAAGCCGGTGTCAGTGCCATCCACCAGCTCGCCGAGCTGATCCCCCGCATCGTCGCCGCGGCGGCACCGGAGAAGGGGACGACCATCAACGTCGGCCTGGTCCGAGGCGGAACGGGCCGCAACGTGGTCGCACGGCACGCGACGTGCGGCATCGACATCCGCGTCTCCGACCCGGCCGAGATGGAACGGCTCGACGCGATGTTCGCCGGGCTGCGGCCGTCCGATCCGCGTGCGCGCGTCACCGTGGACGGCGAGTGGAACCGGCCGCCCATGGTGGCTCACGAGGCGTCGAACGCGTTGTTCGCGGTGGCGCGGGACGTGGCCGCCGGACTCGGCTGGGCGCTGGACGGGGTCGCCGTGGGCGGCGCGAGCGACGGCAACTTCGTGTCCGCGCTCGGACGTCCCGTGCTGGACGGGCTCGGCGCCGTCGGCGCGGGCGCACACGCCAGGCACGAACACGCGCTACTCGACCACCTGCCCGCCAGGACCGCGCTCGTGGCCGGGATCGTGACGGCGCTGGCGAGCTAA
- a CDS encoding DUF4291 domain-containing protein encodes MGELTDTATTTVHREVRAGYTDRTITVYQAYSDAIADAALAAGTFVPPFRRGRMTWIKPSFLWMAYRCGWASKRDQERVLAVEVTREGFEWALDHACLSHYEPATHRSREDWAERKKRSPVRVQWDPERDVYHRPLPHRSIQIGLGGEAVEKYVDEWIVGLSDVTATMRRIRGLVAAGRVDEAVGSLPPERPYPLGEGTAATVGASRR; translated from the coding sequence ATGGGAGAGCTGACCGACACGGCAACGACGACCGTGCACCGCGAGGTCCGCGCCGGCTACACCGACCGCACGATCACGGTGTACCAGGCGTACTCGGACGCCATCGCCGACGCCGCGCTCGCGGCCGGAACGTTCGTGCCGCCGTTCCGGCGCGGGCGCATGACCTGGATCAAACCGTCCTTCCTCTGGATGGCCTACCGCTGCGGGTGGGCGAGCAAGCGGGACCAGGAACGCGTGCTGGCCGTCGAGGTCACCCGCGAAGGCTTCGAATGGGCCCTCGACCACGCGTGTCTGAGCCACTACGAGCCCGCCACCCATCGCAGCCGTGAGGACTGGGCGGAACGGAAGAAGCGCAGCCCCGTGCGCGTTCAGTGGGATCCCGAACGCGACGTGTACCATCGGCCACTGCCGCACCGTTCCATCCAGATCGGACTCGGCGGCGAAGCGGTCGAGAAGTACGTGGACGAGTGGATCGTCGGCCTGAGCGACGTCACGGCGACGATGCGCCGGATCAGAGGGCTCGTCGCGGCCGGCCGCGTGGACGAGGCGGTGGGGTCACTGCCGCCGGAG